The Candidatus Woesearchaeota archaeon genome contains the following window.
TGGTCGCGCTTACAACAGACCTGAAATCCTATGAGCTTCCTGAATCCAAGGACGGAGAGATTGAATATAATGCCAAGAACTCTGTAAAAATGGTCCTAAAGGCAAAAGGCCCAGGCACAGTTTATGCCTCAGACCTCAAGTCAAAAGACCCGGCTGTGAAGCCGGTGTTCCCGAAGACAATAATAGCAGTTTTGCTGAACGACCAGGAACTTGAGCTGGAAGCAACAGCAGTCTTGGGCACGGGCAGTCAACATGCAAAGTGGAGCCCGGGCCTGGTTTATTACAACCATAATGCGATTATCACAGTCAATAATAACAGCAGCAAGCTCGAGGAATGCAAGAGCAAATTGCCGCCGCAAATTTTTGGAAAGGACGGCAAAGTTGACAAGGAGCTCATTACCAGATTCAACCTGGTGGACGCAGTTGATGGCATTTGCGAAGATGTCATCAAAGTTGAATTGGAGCCCAATAATTTTGTCCTCAACATAGAAAGCTGGGGGCAACTTGCTGTCAAAGACATGGTCAAATCAGCTTTTGACATCATCACTGAACAGACAGAGGATTTGTCAAAGGCAATCAAGCAAGGCTAATCATGCACGCCTTCACTGTACGATCCACGCTTGGCATGGAGTTCAAGGGATTGAACAATGCGAAATCCCTTCAAGACTAATGTCGTCTTCAAAGGGCGAAACCTTTGCGGGGGTGCCGGAGTGGCCAAACGGGTACGGTTGAGGGCCGTATAGCTTAGTGCTTGCGCGGGTTCGAACCCCGTCCCCCGCAGTTTTTTAACAAAAAACTGGGAAAAATTTGGGAGCATAAATTTCCCAAACGCGATTTACAGAACTTGATAACGTCGCTAACGGGGATCGCATACATACAGAACAAAAAAAGGGGAAACTGGCAAATTACACGCTCAATGCAGCCTGTATTTATCATTAAACCAGACGTGAAAAGGGTTTGCGCAGTCAATGTAATCAAGGTCGCGGCCGCAGCAGCGATTATCGTAGCAGCAGTGACCTACTCAAAGTACCTATTCGACATAAGCATTTTTGTCGAAGCTTTTGAGCTATCAACGGAAAGCCTTCCGGACACAAAAACAATAGTCGCCAATTTTGTCATGGGGATTTTGCTGGCGTCTTTGCTGACTTTCGTTGTCAGCTACTTGTCTGTGAGCAAAAGACAATATATCTTTTACCCGGACAGGCTGGAAGCAGACAAGAACTTCATGATATTCAATGTGGGCAGGGTTGTTGTCCCGCTGATGAATATCGTAAGCGTAAGGTCAGATAGCCAGGGCGAGCAGAAACTGTTTGGCATGGGTCAAATTGAGTTTGAGCTTTCAGGTTTGCCAGAAAAGCAGGCAAAGCTTGACAACATAAGGAAGCCGGAATCATACCTTCCATATATCCAAAGGCTCATTGACAATGTAAAGGCGCAAAATGCCTCACAATATGCATTTCAAACCCAGCTCAGTTCAACATTGAACAGAACAATTTAAGTGATAATCATGGAAAAATCAAACATGCAACTGAATGCACTGATACACGAGCTCAAGAAAGTGTCAACGCTTGAGAACGTGGGGCTCTGGAAAGCCCTGGCAGCTGACCTAGAAAGGCCCTCAAGGCAAAGAAGGGCAGTAAATCTGTCCAGAATCAGCAGGGTTGCAAATGAAAATGAGATTGTCATTGTGCCGGGAAAAGTGCTTGCAAGCGGCGAGCTCACCCAAAAGGTAACCATTGCGGCTTTCAAATTTTCCAAGCAGGCGATGGACAAGATCACAAAGAAAGGAAAGGCCATAACCATAATGGACCTGCTCAGGGAGAATCCCCGAGGCAAAAATGCCAGGATAATCGGATGATAATTCAGGATGATAACTATGATAATTGACGCAACAGACCATGTTTTGGGAAGGGTGGCAAGCTTTGTTGCCAAGAAAACCCTTTTAGGAGAAACCGTGGAGATAGTTAATTGTGACCAGGCTGTTATAACAGGCACGAAAGTCAACATAATGCACAGGTACAAGGCCAAGACTTCAAGAGGCGACCCCTTCCATGGACCATATATAGGGAGGCAATCCCATATGATGTTCAGGAGAACAATAAGGGGCATGCTTCCAAGAAGGCAGGAAAAGGGGCTGAGCGCCTACAGGAGAATAAAATGTCATATTGGCGTGCCAGAGCACCTGAAGGACAGGAAGTTCGAGCAAGTCAAGGGCGCTGATATTTCAAAGATGTCCAACCTAAAATACATGAAACTGGGAGAAGTCTGCAAGCTCCTTGGAGGGCGAATATGAAAGTCGTTATCACATCCGGCAAAAGAAAAAGGGCAATAGCCAGGGCATCATTGAAGCCCGGAAAAGGCAGAATCAGGATTAACAAGATTCTGCTCGAGGCCATACCTTCCTCGTTTGTAAGGAACAGGCTGCTTGAGCCATTGATGCTCTCGGGCGATTTATCCTCGCAGGTAGACATAGATGTTTCAGTTGCAGGCGGCGGCTCAACAAGCCAGGCCGAGGCAGCAAGGCTCGTAATTGCAAAAAGCCTTGTCCAGTTTTCAAAGGACAAGCAGCTTGAGCAGAAATATCTTGCTTATGACAGGCATTTGCTGGTTGCGGATGTCAGAAGAAAGGAAACAAGAAAGCCAAATGACTCAAAGGCCAGAGCAAAGAGACAGAAATCATACAGGTAAAATTGAAGGTGATACACCATGATAATTCCAGTAAGATGTTTCAGTTGCGGAAAGCCAATTGGCCACCTGTGGGAAGAATACACTGAGAAAGTCAAGTCAGGAGCGGATACAAAAGCTGTCCTTGATTCCCTGGGCATGGATAGGTACTGCTGCAGATCGACCTTCCTGGGGCATGTAGACCTGATAAAGGAAGCAGCTGCGTTTAAGAAGTTTTGATTTTATTTATTATTTCTCTCTAAAAAAGGTGATTCTGGCATTATCCAATTTAAGGTGCTGAAATATGGGACAAAATGTAAATGGAATCACAGTGGAAAGGAGAACACCTGATTATTTTGTAATTCATCAATCATCATCCGGCTATCATCTAGAGCTACTCCCCTTAAGAGTCCCGCCCTTTGTTAGTGTTTGTTTCAGATCCCCGGATGGCAAAGTGGTCACAGACAGGGATTTGAATATGTATCGACACCCGGATTTAATAAATTTTAAGCCCGATCCTTCATTACAATATATTGAAATCGGGGCAGGCTTGGGC
Protein-coding sequences here:
- a CDS encoding 50S ribosomal protein L18e, whose product is MEKSNMQLNALIHELKKVSTLENVGLWKALAADLERPSRQRRAVNLSRISRVANENEIVIVPGKVLASGELTQKVTIAAFKFSKQAMDKITKKGKAITIMDLLRENPRGKNARIIG
- the rplM gene encoding 50S ribosomal protein L13, whose protein sequence is MIIDATDHVLGRVASFVAKKTLLGETVEIVNCDQAVITGTKVNIMHRYKAKTSRGDPFHGPYIGRQSHMMFRRTIRGMLPRRQEKGLSAYRRIKCHIGVPEHLKDRKFEQVKGADISKMSNLKYMKLGEVCKLLGGRI
- a CDS encoding DNA-directed RNA polymerase subunit N — encoded protein: MIIPVRCFSCGKPIGHLWEEYTEKVKSGADTKAVLDSLGMDRYCCRSTFLGHVDLIKEAAAFKKF
- a CDS encoding DNA-directed RNA polymerase subunit D, with the protein product MQITMLSKDKEKTQLSFFVKDTTPSMMNLLRRTIMNSVPTMAIEEVEFRKNSSALYDEVIAHRLGLVALTTDLKSYELPESKDGEIEYNAKNSVKMVLKAKGPGTVYASDLKSKDPAVKPVFPKTIIAVLLNDQELELEATAVLGTGSQHAKWSPGLVYYNHNAIITVNNNSSKLEECKSKLPPQIFGKDGKVDKELITRFNLVDAVDGICEDVIKVELEPNNFVLNIESWGQLAVKDMVKSAFDIITEQTEDLSKAIKQG
- a CDS encoding 30S ribosomal protein S9 — protein: MKVVITSGKRKRAIARASLKPGKGRIRINKILLEAIPSSFVRNRLLEPLMLSGDLSSQVDIDVSVAGGGSTSQAEAARLVIAKSLVQFSKDKQLEQKYLAYDRHLLVADVRRKETRKPNDSKARAKRQKSYR